The following proteins are encoded in a genomic region of Corallococcus silvisoli:
- a CDS encoding sensor histidine kinase: protein MTSLGSDAQRSAVPPEGMEAVTRAELDQLREESERLRLLLATAAQVAWSNPARDEADALLPSWKAFTGQTPEQMRHQGWLQAVHPDDRAGAWSAWEKAVAARAPFCARYRLRRADGAYVWMLARGAPVLGPDGAVREWVGTCVDIHAQALGEERAAFLARAGELFSSSMDASTTLASLANLSVSALADWCIVDVLHPNGHFERAQVVTADASQAPLAFALRQLSPVSLDRPVSPPAVALATGHATVASDVTDALMQALAQDAQHLELLRRVGPRSLLTVPLMARGQILGALSFLSTTSGRRYGDEDRQFAQELANLAALAVDNARLLQGAREAVRLRDEFLSVASHELKTPLTPLSLKLQALTRALKSHPDSPLAPIIASHVEVGHRQVRRLTELMNDLLDVSRISAGTFRLQREEVDVAALVRDVSERFAPRFALEHCDFSVDAPESVRGCFDRARLAQVLDHLLDNALKYGAGTPVSVRLAVEGPVARLTVRDGGIGISPEQRPRLFERYGRAVSERHYGGLGLGLYLTRTIVEAEGGRVSLESCLGEGATFGVELPLAKA, encoded by the coding sequence ATGACGTCCCTTGGTTCGGATGCCCAGCGTTCCGCCGTGCCGCCTGAAGGGATGGAGGCCGTGACGCGGGCGGAGCTCGACCAGTTGCGCGAGGAGTCGGAGCGGCTCCGCCTGCTGCTCGCCACGGCGGCGCAGGTCGCCTGGTCGAACCCCGCGCGCGACGAAGCGGATGCGCTGCTGCCGTCGTGGAAGGCCTTCACCGGACAGACGCCGGAGCAGATGCGGCACCAGGGCTGGCTCCAGGCGGTGCATCCGGATGACCGGGCGGGGGCGTGGTCCGCGTGGGAGAAGGCCGTGGCCGCCCGGGCGCCCTTCTGCGCGCGCTACCGGCTGCGCCGCGCGGATGGCGCGTACGTGTGGATGCTCGCCCGGGGCGCGCCGGTGCTGGGGCCGGACGGCGCCGTGCGCGAGTGGGTGGGCACCTGCGTGGACATCCACGCCCAGGCGCTGGGCGAGGAGCGGGCCGCGTTCCTCGCGCGGGCGGGCGAGCTGTTCTCGTCGTCGATGGATGCCTCCACCACGCTGGCCTCGCTCGCGAACCTGTCCGTTTCGGCGCTCGCGGATTGGTGCATCGTGGACGTGCTGCATCCCAACGGACACTTCGAGCGGGCCCAGGTGGTGACGGCGGACGCCTCCCAGGCGCCGCTCGCGTTCGCCTTGCGGCAGCTGTCGCCGGTGTCTCTCGACCGGCCCGTCTCTCCCCCCGCGGTGGCGCTCGCGACCGGACATGCCACCGTCGCGTCCGACGTCACCGACGCGCTGATGCAGGCGTTGGCGCAGGACGCGCAGCACCTGGAGCTGTTGCGGCGGGTGGGCCCGCGGTCGCTGCTCACCGTGCCGTTGATGGCCCGCGGTCAGATCCTGGGCGCGCTGTCCTTCCTGAGCACCACGTCCGGCCGCCGCTACGGCGACGAGGACCGCCAGTTCGCCCAGGAGCTGGCGAACCTGGCCGCGCTCGCGGTGGACAACGCGCGGCTGCTCCAAGGCGCGCGCGAGGCCGTCCGCCTGCGCGACGAGTTCCTGTCCGTCGCGAGCCACGAGCTGAAGACGCCGCTGACGCCGCTGAGCCTGAAGCTCCAGGCGCTCACACGCGCGTTGAAGTCGCACCCGGATTCACCGCTCGCGCCCATCATCGCATCCCATGTGGAGGTGGGGCACCGCCAGGTCCGCCGGCTCACGGAGCTGATGAACGACCTGCTGGACGTCTCCCGCATCAGCGCCGGGACCTTCCGCCTCCAGCGCGAGGAGGTGGACGTCGCGGCCCTGGTGCGCGACGTGTCCGAGCGGTTCGCGCCGCGCTTCGCCCTGGAGCACTGCGACTTCAGCGTGGACGCCCCGGAGTCGGTGCGCGGCTGCTTCGACCGCGCGCGACTGGCGCAGGTGTTGGATCACCTGCTGGACAACGCCCTCAAGTACGGCGCGGGCACGCCGGTGTCCGTGCGGCTCGCGGTGGAGGGGCCGGTGGCGCGGCTCACCGTGCGCGATGGCGGTATCGGCATCTCGCCGGAGCAGCGCCCCCGCCTCTTCGAGCGCTACGGCCGCGCGGTGTCCGAGCGCCACTACGGCGGCCTGGGCCTGGGGCTCTACCTCACCCGCACCATCGTGGAGGCGGAGGGCGGGCGCGTGTCCCTGGAGAGCTGCCTGGGGGAGGGCGCGACGTTCGGCGTGGAGCTGCCGCTCGCGAAGGCGTGA
- the mltG gene encoding endolytic transglycosylase MltG has protein sequence MKKILVALLVLGVLAVAGVGGVFVSLQKATVAPHPAADPAPKEFIVKKGASARSLGQQLQAQGFLDNATVWRFHLWRRGSLNVKAGRFLLSPTASVEELATALEGSPLPEDVPFAMIEGWRLRDTDQMLASQGLIKPGDYIAAATHPEHFTAPFPLPSRGLEGYLYPETYGIIADNFRVDAFIQRQIDTFRARFYDAHQEEIAKSGRSLHDIVVMASMLEREEPVPSQRALVAGILWKRVDKGFPLGVDATSRYELAEWNDRKAFLKRLRDNSDPWNSRTRAGLPPGPIGAPTVDSLLAALRPVKSDFWYYLHDAQRVLHPSRNAQEHEALRAKYNVY, from the coding sequence ATGAAGAAGATCCTCGTCGCGCTCCTCGTGCTCGGCGTCCTGGCGGTCGCGGGCGTGGGCGGAGTGTTCGTGTCCCTCCAGAAGGCCACCGTGGCGCCGCACCCCGCGGCGGATCCCGCGCCGAAGGAATTCATCGTGAAGAAGGGCGCGTCCGCGCGCTCCCTGGGGCAGCAGCTCCAGGCCCAGGGCTTCCTGGACAACGCCACGGTGTGGCGCTTCCACCTGTGGCGCCGGGGCAGCCTCAACGTGAAGGCGGGCCGCTTCCTGCTGAGCCCCACCGCCTCCGTGGAGGAGCTGGCCACCGCGCTGGAAGGCTCGCCGCTGCCGGAGGACGTGCCCTTCGCGATGATCGAGGGCTGGCGCCTGCGCGACACCGACCAGATGCTCGCCTCGCAGGGGTTGATCAAGCCGGGTGACTACATCGCCGCGGCCACCCATCCGGAGCACTTCACCGCGCCGTTCCCGCTGCCGTCGCGCGGCCTGGAGGGCTACCTCTACCCGGAGACGTACGGGATCATCGCGGACAACTTCCGCGTGGACGCCTTCATCCAGCGGCAGATCGACACCTTCCGCGCCCGTTTCTACGACGCGCACCAGGAGGAGATCGCGAAGAGCGGCCGGTCCCTGCACGACATCGTCGTGATGGCCTCCATGCTGGAGCGCGAGGAGCCGGTGCCGTCGCAGCGCGCGCTCGTCGCGGGCATCCTCTGGAAGCGCGTGGACAAGGGCTTCCCCCTGGGCGTGGACGCGACCAGCCGCTACGAGCTCGCCGAGTGGAATGACCGCAAGGCGTTCCTCAAGCGGCTGCGCGACAACTCGGACCCATGGAACTCGCGCACCCGCGCGGGCCTGCCGCCCGGCCCCATCGGGGCGCCCACGGTGGACTCGCTGCTCGCCGCGCTGCGGCCGGTGAAGAGCGACTTCTGGTACTACCTGCATGACGCGCAGCGGGTCCTGCACCCGTCGCGCAACGCGCAGGAGCACGAGGCGCTTCGCGCCAAGTACAACGTGTATTGA
- a CDS encoding LysR family transcriptional regulator — protein sequence MFVDPRRLETFRVVATTGQISAASRLLHLSQPAVTAQVRQLEADCGQPLLVRTARGVRLNAAGRVLFDYAQRIHGLLDEAALAIAAEETLTGELVLAASTTIASDIVPGLLASFLRTHRDLQVRLEVGNTREVLSWLAEGRVPLGLVEGHARAPRIRLERYLDDELLPVVAARGPAEWLRIRTLEALRGVPLLWREPGSGTRAVLERALRKAGVRKGPRPGDLQLGSTEAIKKAVALGLGVALLSRWSIHEELSLGRLQVLPVPGLRVPRVFSWALPVDEPSGVAGRFLRHARATPPVLLP from the coding sequence TTGTTCGTCGATCCCCGCCGGCTCGAAACGTTCCGTGTCGTCGCCACGACCGGACAGATCTCCGCGGCCTCCCGGCTGCTCCACCTGTCACAGCCAGCGGTCACGGCGCAGGTCCGGCAGCTGGAGGCCGATTGCGGCCAGCCGCTCCTCGTGCGCACCGCGAGGGGTGTGCGGTTGAACGCGGCGGGGCGCGTCCTCTTCGACTACGCGCAGCGCATCCATGGGCTGCTCGATGAGGCGGCGCTCGCCATCGCGGCGGAAGAAACGCTCACCGGGGAGCTGGTGCTGGCGGCCAGCACGACCATCGCCAGCGACATCGTGCCGGGCCTCCTGGCCTCGTTCCTTCGCACGCACCGGGACCTCCAGGTCCGGTTGGAGGTCGGCAACACGCGGGAGGTGTTGTCCTGGCTGGCGGAGGGCCGGGTGCCGCTCGGGCTGGTGGAGGGGCACGCACGGGCGCCGCGGATCCGCCTGGAGCGCTACCTCGACGACGAGCTGCTCCCCGTGGTCGCGGCGCGGGGGCCGGCGGAGTGGCTGCGCATCCGCACGCTCGAAGCGCTGCGAGGGGTGCCGCTGCTCTGGAGGGAGCCGGGCTCGGGCACGCGCGCGGTGCTGGAGCGGGCCTTGCGCAAGGCGGGCGTGCGCAAGGGGCCGCGGCCGGGCGACCTCCAGTTGGGGAGCACGGAGGCCATCAAGAAGGCCGTCGCGCTGGGCCTGGGCGTGGCGCTGCTGTCCCGCTGGAGCATCCACGAGGAGCTGTCCCTGGGCCGCCTCCAGGTGTTGCCCGTGCCCGGCTTGCGCGTCCCCCGCGTCTTCTCCTGGGCCCTGCCCGTGGACGAGCCCTCCGGCGTCGCGGGGCGCTTCCTCCGCCACGCTCGCGCCACGCCGCCCGTGCTGTTGCCTTGA
- a CDS encoding YeiH family protein, producing the protein MPLGAAACLLPQVSTGAALLAGLCVAMTVGNPFAARTRGLTPRLLSLAVVGLGAGMDLRTVLTAGREGLGYTVVGIALCLAVGVGLARLLRVPRVTGLLISVGTAICGGSAIAAVVPVLRPKEHETSVALGTVFLLNAVALFVFPAVGHAVGLTPHQFGLWCAMAIHDTSSVVGAALRYGPEALAVATPVKLARALWILPLTLGLAAWQRRKGNAVTGKVRRPWFIAGFLGAAALVTVFPSLAPVGQGVAAVARQVLVVTLFLLGAGLTRDTLRAVGLRPLAQAVLLWLLMAGLCLGGLLLGWVS; encoded by the coding sequence GTGCCGCTGGGCGCGGCGGCGTGCCTGCTGCCCCAGGTCTCCACGGGCGCGGCGCTGCTCGCGGGGCTGTGCGTCGCGATGACGGTGGGCAATCCGTTCGCGGCGCGGACGCGCGGACTCACGCCCCGGTTGCTGTCCCTGGCGGTGGTCGGGCTGGGCGCGGGCATGGACCTGCGCACGGTCCTCACGGCGGGGCGTGAAGGGCTGGGCTACACGGTGGTGGGCATCGCGCTGTGCCTGGCGGTGGGGGTGGGGCTTGCCCGGCTGCTGCGGGTTCCGCGCGTGACGGGACTGCTCATCAGCGTCGGGACGGCCATCTGCGGCGGGAGCGCCATCGCCGCGGTGGTGCCGGTGCTGCGGCCGAAGGAGCACGAGACGTCCGTGGCCCTGGGGACGGTGTTCCTGCTCAACGCGGTGGCGCTGTTCGTCTTCCCCGCCGTGGGCCACGCGGTGGGGCTGACGCCGCACCAGTTCGGGCTGTGGTGCGCGATGGCCATCCACGACACCAGCTCCGTGGTGGGCGCGGCGCTGCGCTATGGCCCGGAGGCCCTCGCGGTGGCGACGCCGGTGAAGCTCGCGCGCGCCCTGTGGATCCTCCCGCTGACGCTGGGGCTCGCGGCGTGGCAGCGGCGCAAGGGGAACGCGGTGACGGGCAAGGTGCGCCGACCGTGGTTCATCGCCGGGTTTCTTGGCGCGGCGGCGCTGGTGACGGTCTTCCCCTCGCTCGCTCCGGTGGGGCAGGGCGTGGCGGCCGTCGCGCGGCAGGTGCTCGTCGTGACGCTCTTCCTGCTGGGCGCGGGGCTGACGCGCGACACGCTGCGCGCCGTGGGGCTCCGGCCGCTCGCGCAGGCGGTGCTGCTGTGGTTGCTCATGGCCGGCCTGTGCCTGGGGGGGCTGCTCCTGGGCTGGGTGTCCTGA
- the map gene encoding type I methionyl aminopeptidase: MGIPLFKGSEVERLRLAGRAAAGTLEHVAGRLQPGVTTADIDAWVREDTARRGGTPSQLGYKGFPATVCTSRNHVVCHGIPRPDEHLKPGDIVNVDVTTCLDGFHGDTSATFLIGEVSADAKHVVDVARRCRDAGVAVVRHGARLGDIGAAVMALAKAEGCSVVEEFGGHGIGRRMHGEPHVPHVARAGTGITLRSGMVITIEPMVNLGRPDIRMMPDGWTVVTADGSLSAQFEHTVLVTRDGCEVLTPSELNLRVSGRYPES; encoded by the coding sequence ATGGGCATTCCTCTCTTCAAGGGCAGTGAAGTGGAGCGGCTGCGGCTCGCGGGGCGCGCGGCGGCGGGCACGCTGGAGCACGTGGCTGGCAGGCTCCAGCCGGGCGTGACGACGGCGGACATCGACGCGTGGGTTCGCGAGGACACGGCACGGCGGGGCGGCACGCCCAGCCAGCTGGGCTACAAGGGCTTTCCCGCCACGGTGTGCACCAGCCGCAACCACGTCGTGTGCCACGGCATCCCGCGTCCGGATGAGCACCTGAAGCCCGGGGACATCGTGAACGTGGACGTGACGACGTGCCTGGACGGCTTCCACGGCGATACATCCGCCACGTTCCTCATCGGCGAGGTGTCCGCCGACGCGAAGCACGTGGTGGACGTGGCGCGGCGGTGCCGGGACGCGGGCGTGGCGGTGGTGCGGCACGGCGCGCGGCTGGGGGACATTGGCGCGGCGGTGATGGCGCTGGCGAAGGCGGAGGGGTGCAGCGTGGTGGAGGAGTTCGGCGGGCACGGCATCGGCCGGCGGATGCACGGCGAGCCACACGTGCCGCACGTCGCGAGGGCGGGCACGGGCATCACGCTGCGCTCGGGGATGGTCATCACCATCGAGCCCATGGTGAACCTGGGGCGGCCGGACATCCGGATGATGCCGGACGGGTGGACCGTCGTGACCGCGGACGGCAGCCTGTCCGCCCAGTTCGAGCACACCGTGCTCGTCACCCGCGATGGCTGTGAAGTCCTCACCCCGAGCGAGCTGAACCTGCGGGTCTCCGGGAGGTATCCGGAAAGCTGA
- a CDS encoding LysR family transcriptional regulator yields the protein MSITHLQSFIAVAEEGHVGRAARRLHLTQPPLSRHILALEDELGTPLFERVPRGMRLLPTGEALLQHARRILAEVDAATRTVREAARDPKPPPA from the coding sequence GTGAGCATCACGCACCTCCAATCCTTCATCGCGGTGGCGGAAGAAGGCCACGTGGGCCGGGCCGCGCGCCGGCTGCACCTCACGCAGCCCCCGCTCAGCCGTCACATCCTCGCCCTGGAGGACGAGCTGGGCACGCCCCTCTTCGAGCGCGTCCCCCGGGGCATGCGCCTGCTGCCCACCGGAGAGGCCCTGCTCCAGCACGCGCGCCGCATCCTCGCGGAGGTGGACGCCGCGACGCGCACCGTGCGCGAGGCGGCCCGGGACCCGAAGCCGCCTCCCGCCTGA
- a CDS encoding DEAD/DEAH box helicase — MASSESSAPLAALLPKPGEPRLDADEILNRFVGYVATNGLSLYSAQEEAILELLSDKHLFLKTPTGSGKSLVAMALHFKAMAEGKVSFYTCPIKALVNEKFFALSKAFGPENVGMLTGDASINREAPILCCTAEILANLALRDASARVDAVVMDEFHYYSDKERGVAWQIPLLALPHTQFLLMSATLGDTHVIEQSLEKLTGREVATVRSSERPVPLDFDYREVPLHETIQDLIARGKYPVYLVNFTQRAAAEQAQNLMSVDFNTKEEKEEIRQALMDAPFDTPYGKDFQRFLRHGIGMHHAGLLPKYRLLVEKLAQQGLLKVISGTDTLGVGVNIPIRTVLFTQLFKFNGEKLSTLSVRDFKQIAGRAGRKGFDTEGSVVAQAPEYMIENIRQAAKEAAGKKKSPKAKPPQKGFVQYDKSTFDRLQNGLPEPLESRFEVSHGLLLNLLQSDKTEGSGGYRRLVQLVMRSHNSDYTKRRLLKDAAMYFRTLRDAGIVKVVQWEKRSATVEVAEELQRDFSLNHTLSLYLHETLELLDPTLETYALDVVTLVESILENPDVVLYAQLHQLKGEKIQEMKARGVEYDDRMEELEKLEWPKPNREFVYGTFNAFARKHPWVGEENIRPKSIVRDMFERFMSFHDYVREYGLQRSEGVLLRYVGDVYKSLVQTVPEKFRNEDLDDIIDHLRATLRQVDSSLLDEWERMRNPEAPVEAKPVVDLKPKELTEDPRAFAARVREELHRLLRALGQRRFLDALGMLDNALGEWTAPKLEQAMAPYFEEHKLVVLTPQARKPANTQLKETGTRQWEAQQRIMDPEGHGDWVIDCEIDLRGRRMDDGPILMLRRIGGMSAWS, encoded by the coding sequence ATGGCCTCCTCCGAATCAAGCGCTCCTCTCGCCGCCCTGTTGCCGAAGCCCGGCGAGCCCCGTCTCGACGCCGATGAAATCCTCAACCGCTTCGTGGGCTACGTGGCCACGAACGGGCTGAGCCTGTATTCCGCCCAGGAGGAAGCCATCCTGGAGCTCTTGAGCGACAAGCACCTGTTCCTCAAGACGCCCACGGGCTCCGGCAAGTCGCTGGTGGCCATGGCGCTCCACTTCAAGGCCATGGCCGAGGGCAAGGTGTCGTTCTACACGTGCCCCATCAAGGCGCTGGTGAACGAGAAGTTCTTCGCGCTCTCCAAGGCGTTCGGCCCGGAGAACGTGGGCATGCTGACGGGCGACGCGAGCATCAACCGCGAGGCGCCCATCCTCTGCTGCACGGCGGAGATCCTCGCGAACCTGGCGCTCCGGGACGCGTCCGCGCGCGTGGACGCGGTGGTGATGGACGAGTTCCATTACTACTCCGACAAGGAGCGCGGCGTGGCCTGGCAGATTCCGCTGCTGGCCCTGCCCCACACGCAGTTCCTGTTGATGTCCGCCACCCTGGGGGACACGCACGTCATCGAGCAGAGCCTGGAGAAGCTCACCGGCCGCGAGGTCGCCACGGTGCGCAGCTCCGAGCGCCCCGTGCCGCTGGACTTCGACTACCGCGAGGTGCCGCTGCACGAGACCATCCAGGACCTCATCGCGCGCGGGAAGTACCCCGTCTACCTGGTGAACTTCACGCAGCGGGCCGCGGCCGAGCAGGCGCAGAACCTGATGTCCGTGGACTTCAACACCAAGGAGGAGAAGGAGGAGATCCGCCAGGCGCTGATGGACGCCCCCTTCGACACGCCCTACGGCAAGGACTTCCAGCGCTTCCTGCGCCACGGCATCGGCATGCACCACGCGGGCCTGCTGCCCAAGTACCGGCTGCTGGTGGAGAAGCTGGCGCAGCAGGGCCTGCTCAAGGTCATCAGCGGCACGGACACGCTGGGCGTGGGCGTGAACATCCCCATCCGCACGGTGCTCTTCACGCAGCTGTTCAAGTTCAACGGGGAGAAGCTCTCGACGCTGAGCGTGCGCGACTTCAAGCAGATCGCCGGCCGCGCGGGCCGCAAGGGCTTCGACACCGAGGGCAGCGTGGTGGCGCAGGCCCCGGAGTACATGATCGAGAACATCCGCCAGGCCGCGAAGGAGGCCGCGGGCAAGAAGAAGTCGCCCAAGGCGAAGCCGCCGCAGAAGGGCTTCGTGCAGTACGACAAGAGCACCTTCGACCGCCTCCAGAATGGCCTGCCGGAGCCGCTGGAGTCGCGCTTCGAGGTGAGCCACGGCCTGCTGCTCAACCTGCTCCAGAGCGACAAGACGGAGGGCAGCGGGGGCTACCGGCGGCTGGTGCAGCTGGTGATGCGCTCGCACAACTCCGACTACACGAAGCGGCGGCTCCTGAAGGACGCGGCGATGTACTTCCGCACGCTGCGCGACGCCGGCATCGTGAAGGTGGTGCAGTGGGAGAAGCGCTCCGCGACGGTGGAGGTCGCGGAGGAGCTGCAGCGCGACTTCAGCCTCAACCACACGCTGTCCCTGTACCTGCACGAGACGCTGGAGCTGCTGGATCCCACGCTGGAGACGTACGCGTTGGACGTCGTCACGCTGGTGGAGTCCATCCTGGAGAACCCGGACGTGGTGCTGTACGCGCAGCTGCACCAGCTCAAGGGGGAGAAGATCCAGGAGATGAAGGCGCGGGGCGTCGAGTACGACGACCGGATGGAGGAGCTGGAGAAGCTGGAGTGGCCCAAGCCCAACCGCGAGTTCGTCTACGGCACGTTCAACGCGTTCGCGCGCAAGCACCCGTGGGTGGGCGAGGAGAACATCCGGCCCAAGTCCATCGTCCGGGACATGTTCGAGCGCTTCATGTCCTTCCACGACTACGTGCGGGAGTACGGCCTGCAGCGCAGCGAGGGCGTGCTGCTGCGCTACGTGGGGGACGTCTACAAGTCGCTGGTGCAGACGGTGCCGGAGAAGTTCCGCAACGAGGACCTGGACGACATCATCGACCACCTGCGCGCGACGCTGCGTCAGGTGGACTCCAGCCTCCTGGACGAGTGGGAGCGGATGCGCAACCCGGAGGCGCCCGTCGAGGCCAAGCCGGTGGTGGACCTCAAGCCCAAGGAGCTCACCGAGGACCCGCGCGCCTTCGCCGCCCGCGTGCGCGAGGAGCTGCACCGGCTGCTGCGCGCGCTGGGGCAGCGCCGCTTCCTGGACGCGCTGGGCATGCTGGACAACGCGCTGGGCGAGTGGACGGCTCCGAAGCTGGAGCAGGCGATGGCGCCGTACTTCGAGGAGCACAAGCTGGTGGTGCTCACCCCGCAAGCGCGCAAGCCGGCGAACACCCAGCTCAAGGAGACCGGCACCCGTCAGTGGGAGGCGCAGCAGCGCATCATGGACCCGGAGGGCCATGGGGACTGGGTCATCGACTGTGAGATCGATCTGCGCGGCCGGCGCATGGACGACGGCCCCATCCTGATGCTGCGCCGCATTGGCGGCATGAGCGCCTGGTCGTAG
- a CDS encoding serine/threonine-protein kinase → MQKPTEPTSAQSEPLTTGRVLRGTYEIGTVLGKGGMGAVFLARHLRLPGKQVAVKVLHGVEALSEEVAVRFRREAEIASRLGHPNIVEVLDFDTLEDGTPFMVMEYLRGEGLSRRLRKQKQLPLEEVFSISRQMGAALQAAHRAGVVHRDLKPGNVFLVPTEAGGVVGERVKLLDFGISKLVDSRTVQTLDSVLMGTPQYMAPEQAMGHNSDVDARTDLFAFGCMVYEMLAGRPPYSGDNIAELIYQIVHLEPAPLLTLAPQTPPHVVTAISRAMAKKPADRYPDVGAFILELTGSPLQSLGEPKQERPRTASDGPTPMHPRPLPQEHIPTVGMRPHAGSDDAAPQAPASPRTESLPAQPLSRARPKWPVAVAVGVAVIVAFSAAFFWKRPVAAPAVAGQAPVVPVKPADPPPAVAVTPPPEDPTKPVDPPPAMEPEGQPPTVDAQPSQQPTEPAEAPTVAVKGKPQGARGAPESMPDSVREDLAAAQRALDASNTAEALRHIRRSQRTKITGASYALLTRVYCQQHDLANARAQWTRVPATERPRVRQYCAKYEIDL, encoded by the coding sequence ATGCAAAAGCCTACCGAACCCACCTCCGCGCAATCCGAACCGCTGACGACGGGCCGGGTCCTCCGTGGGACGTATGAGATTGGCACCGTGCTGGGCAAGGGAGGCATGGGCGCCGTGTTCCTGGCCCGGCACCTGCGCCTCCCGGGCAAGCAGGTGGCCGTCAAGGTGCTGCACGGCGTGGAGGCGCTGTCGGAGGAGGTCGCGGTGCGCTTCCGGCGCGAGGCGGAGATCGCCTCCCGGCTGGGGCACCCGAACATCGTGGAGGTGCTGGACTTCGACACGCTGGAGGACGGCACGCCCTTCATGGTGATGGAGTACCTGCGCGGTGAGGGGCTGTCGCGGCGGCTGCGCAAGCAGAAGCAGCTGCCCCTGGAGGAGGTCTTCTCCATCTCCCGGCAGATGGGCGCGGCGCTCCAGGCGGCGCACCGCGCGGGCGTGGTGCACCGCGACCTGAAGCCAGGCAACGTGTTCCTCGTGCCCACCGAAGCCGGCGGCGTGGTGGGCGAGCGCGTGAAGCTGCTCGACTTCGGCATCTCCAAGCTCGTCGACTCGCGCACGGTGCAGACGCTGGACTCGGTGCTGATGGGGACGCCGCAGTACATGGCGCCCGAGCAGGCCATGGGCCACAACAGCGACGTGGACGCGCGCACGGACCTCTTCGCGTTCGGCTGCATGGTCTACGAGATGCTCGCCGGCCGGCCCCCCTACTCCGGCGACAACATCGCGGAGCTCATCTATCAAATCGTCCACCTGGAGCCCGCGCCCCTGCTGACGCTGGCCCCGCAGACACCGCCGCACGTGGTGACGGCCATCTCGCGCGCGATGGCGAAGAAGCCCGCGGACCGCTACCCGGACGTGGGCGCGTTCATCCTGGAGTTGACGGGCAGCCCGCTGCAGTCGCTCGGGGAGCCGAAGCAGGAGCGCCCCCGGACCGCCTCCGACGGCCCCACGCCAATGCATCCCCGCCCGCTCCCCCAGGAGCACATCCCCACCGTGGGCATGCGGCCCCACGCGGGCAGCGATGATGCGGCGCCGCAGGCCCCCGCCAGTCCCCGGACGGAGTCACTTCCCGCGCAGCCCCTGTCCCGCGCCCGGCCGAAGTGGCCGGTCGCCGTCGCCGTGGGCGTGGCGGTCATCGTCGCCTTCTCCGCCGCCTTCTTCTGGAAGCGCCCGGTCGCGGCTCCGGCCGTGGCCGGACAGGCCCCGGTGGTTCCGGTGAAGCCCGCCGACCCGCCGCCCGCCGTGGCCGTGACCCCGCCCCCGGAGGACCCGACGAAGCCGGTGGATCCGCCGCCGGCCATGGAGCCCGAGGGCCAGCCGCCGACCGTCGATGCCCAGCCGTCACAGCAGCCCACCGAGCCAGCGGAGGCTCCCACCGTCGCCGTCAAGGGCAAGCCCCAGGGAGCCCGGGGCGCCCCCGAGTCGATGCCCGACAGCGTCCGCGAGGACCTGGCCGCGGCGCAGCGGGCGCTGGACGCGTCGAACACGGCGGAAGCACTGCGTCACATCCGGCGGAGCCAGCGGACGAAAATCACCGGCGCGTCGTACGCGCTGCTCACCCGCGTGTATTGCCAGCAGCACGACCTGGCGAACGCGCGGGCACAATGGACCCGGGTTCCGGCAACGGAGCGTCCAAGGGTCCGACAATACTGTGCGAAGTACGAAATCGACCTCTGA